From Actinopolymorpha cephalotaxi, one genomic window encodes:
- a CDS encoding M15 family metallopeptidase → MNAVRVRARLHAKAVAALTGAVLVGAGVLAPSAGATPVAPTPTPTATPTASPTPTAAPTPDPTGTATPTPTPTPTADKQPAPKDPATATAADAAAAIEARYQTLGGSTGVLGAATSAVTAVTGGYVRRFEHGSIYYSDSTGAWDVRTGPMQNYYDYLGAQQSKLGFPTGAQYAGATAGALVQRFTGGRIYYSAATGARGVYGPLLARYLALGGEAGKLGLPTHGEGSAQPAGARLSAFEHGRIYWSSSTGAWDLTGVMEAYFVKLGGSGSPLGLPTGAAYSAPGGVTVQNFVKGRVYHSGTTGAQGVYGATLTRYLQLGGSSGVLGLPTVAEKAGKKAGSRVTVFRNGRIWYSSTTGAREVRGVTLARYLSIGAEASRIGLPNTYHKPTSYGDWQGFEYAAMKYYSSTKKAYVRMPFTVTSRTPSASDIPYTYRSGCPVGPSSLRMLKVTFRNFSNDDQYGTIVVRSTVVGDITAMYRAAYDNGWPFRRVNPVDVYQGDDIKAMAADNTSAFNCRKVTGNPYKLSQHSYGNAIDINTYENPYVTASNVYPEGSDTYLNRGNKRKGMILRGDPVESTLRSRGWPWGARWSYPDYQHFSENGG, encoded by the coding sequence ATGAACGCCGTTCGCGTCCGAGCGCGGCTGCACGCCAAGGCGGTGGCCGCACTCACCGGTGCGGTCCTGGTCGGAGCAGGCGTACTCGCGCCGTCGGCAGGCGCGACACCCGTCGCGCCGACACCGACGCCGACCGCAACCCCCACCGCATCGCCGACACCGACCGCCGCCCCGACGCCGGACCCCACCGGCACCGCCACCCCGACGCCCACGCCCACCCCCACCGCCGACAAGCAGCCCGCGCCGAAGGATCCCGCGACCGCGACCGCGGCCGACGCCGCCGCCGCGATCGAGGCCCGCTACCAGACACTCGGCGGGAGCACCGGCGTCCTTGGCGCCGCCACCTCGGCGGTCACCGCCGTCACCGGTGGCTACGTCCGCAGGTTCGAGCACGGCAGCATCTACTACTCCGACTCGACCGGCGCCTGGGACGTCCGCACCGGCCCGATGCAGAACTACTACGACTACCTGGGCGCCCAGCAGAGCAAGCTCGGCTTCCCGACCGGCGCGCAGTATGCCGGTGCGACGGCGGGAGCCCTGGTCCAGCGCTTCACCGGCGGACGCATCTACTACTCCGCGGCCACCGGCGCACGCGGCGTCTACGGCCCGCTGCTGGCGCGCTACCTCGCCCTCGGCGGCGAGGCCGGCAAGCTCGGCCTGCCCACCCACGGCGAGGGGTCGGCGCAGCCCGCCGGCGCCCGGCTCAGCGCGTTCGAACACGGCCGCATCTACTGGTCGTCGTCGACCGGCGCATGGGACCTGACCGGCGTGATGGAGGCCTACTTCGTCAAGCTCGGCGGTTCGGGAAGCCCGCTGGGTCTGCCCACCGGCGCGGCCTACTCGGCGCCGGGCGGCGTCACCGTGCAGAACTTCGTCAAGGGCCGGGTCTACCACTCCGGGACCACCGGCGCGCAGGGCGTCTACGGCGCGACCCTCACCCGCTACCTCCAGCTCGGCGGATCGAGCGGCGTCCTCGGCCTGCCCACCGTGGCCGAGAAGGCCGGCAAGAAGGCGGGCTCCCGGGTCACCGTTTTCAGGAATGGCCGAATCTGGTACTCCAGCACGACCGGTGCCCGTGAGGTTCGCGGCGTCACCCTCGCGCGCTACCTCTCGATCGGCGCCGAGGCGTCTCGGATCGGCCTGCCGAACACCTACCACAAGCCGACGTCGTACGGCGACTGGCAGGGCTTCGAGTACGCCGCGATGAAGTACTACTCCTCGACGAAGAAGGCCTATGTCCGGATGCCGTTCACGGTGACGTCGAGGACGCCGAGCGCCTCCGACATCCCCTACACCTACCGCAGCGGCTGCCCGGTCGGGCCGTCGTCGCTGCGGATGCTGAAGGTGACCTTCCGGAACTTCTCCAACGACGACCAGTACGGCACGATCGTGGTGCGTTCGACCGTCGTCGGCGACATCACCGCGATGTACCGCGCGGCCTACGACAACGGCTGGCCGTTCCGCCGGGTCAACCCGGTCGACGTCTACCAGGGTGACGACATCAAGGCGATGGCCGCCGACAACACCTCGGCCTTCAACTGCCGCAAGGTGACCGGCAACCCGTACAAGCTTTCCCAGCATTCTTACGGAAATGCCATCGACATCAACACCTACGAGAATCCGTACGTCACCGCGTCCAACGTCTACCCTGAGGGTTCGGACACGTATCTCAACCGTGGCAACAAGCGCAAGGGAATGATCCTTCGCGGTGACCCGGTCGAGTCCACGCTGCGAAGCCGGGGCTGGCCGTGGGGCGCCCGCTGGAGCTACCCCGACTACCAGCACTTCTCCGAGAACGGCGGCTGA
- a CDS encoding DUF402 domain-containing protein, with the protein MPFQHTSDTSDSPDAWRPGTPLVVEERWRDQLWSAVPHVVVEDGDWCVTHVPAGTTATYASSVGVPGREDVSRSECKLLAMETLVYKVVERSIDLSTLHFFAPDTWARVILVWTATGEFRGWYVNLELPPTRTADGIQTMDLVLDVQVRPDGSWAWKDREDFDEAVRRGVLDRELLGTLEDHAHAVLAHAKARTGPFEARWLHWRPDPAWPFPALPPAYRPDGSAWSARPPV; encoded by the coding sequence ATGCCTTTCCAGCACACCTCTGACACCTCTGACTCCCCTGACGCCTGGCGGCCGGGAACACCGCTGGTCGTCGAGGAACGCTGGCGCGACCAGCTGTGGAGTGCCGTGCCGCACGTGGTCGTCGAGGACGGCGACTGGTGCGTCACCCACGTTCCCGCCGGTACGACCGCGACCTACGCGAGCAGTGTCGGCGTCCCCGGGCGCGAGGACGTCTCGCGTTCGGAGTGCAAGCTGCTCGCGATGGAAACCCTTGTGTACAAGGTCGTCGAGCGATCGATCGACCTGAGCACACTGCACTTCTTCGCACCGGACACCTGGGCGCGGGTCATCCTCGTGTGGACCGCGACGGGGGAGTTTCGCGGGTGGTACGTCAACCTGGAGCTCCCGCCGACGCGGACGGCCGACGGCATCCAGACGATGGACCTCGTGCTCGACGTGCAGGTACGCCCGGACGGCTCGTGGGCCTGGAAAGACCGCGAGGACTTCGACGAGGCGGTCCGCCGGGGTGTGCTCGACCGCGAACTGCTCGGCACCCTGGAAGACCACGCGCACGCCGTGCTGGCGCATGCGAAGGCTCGCACCGGTCCGTTCGAGGCGAGGTGGCTGCACTGGCGACCGGACCCGGCGTGGCCATTCCCGGCCCTCCCGCCTGCCTACCGGCCGGACGGATCGGCGTGGTCCGCCCGGCCACCGGTCTGA
- a CDS encoding Tex family protein, with the protein MTEASEAAPNPAQPPTETPTETSAQPSAQPARTPGQPGQSPAQLATALNQRIAEELGVREGQVRAAVELLDGGATVPFIARYRKEVTGTLDDAQLRTLEERLRYLRELEERRAAVLDSIREQGKLDPELEARILAAESKARLEDIYLPYRPKRRTKAQIAREAGLEPLADALLADPSLDPRETAAGYVDADRGVADAGAALDGARSILVERFAEDADLIGELRELVWSRGGLVTKVRAGKEEAGAKFADYFDFAERFTSLPSHRVLAAFRGEKEEVLDLTLEPDEPTASTGDGPGAPELAAAGRTAFEARIADRYSIVDQGRPGDSWLADTVRWAWRTRILVHIGIDLRMRLRQAAEDEAVRVFAANLRDLLLAAPAGTRPTMGLDPGLRTGVKVAVVDGTGKVVATDTIYPHVPARRWDESLATLARLAREHHVELIAIGNGTASRETDKLAEDLIRRQPELTLTKAVVSEAGASVYSASAYASAELPGMDVSLRGAVSIARRLQDPLAELVKIDPKSIGVGQYQHDVSETKLSRSLDAVVEDCVNAVGVDVNTASAPLLTRVSGITEALAANVVAHRDAQGPFRSRRALKDVPRLGPKAFEQCAGFLRIPQGDDPIDSSSVHPESYPVVRRILASVGGDLRGLIGNTSTLRGLKPSDFVDETFGLPTVTDILAELEKPGRDPRPAFRTATFAEGVEELTDLVPGMVLEGVVTNVAAFGAFVDVGVHQDGLVHVSAMSKNYVKDPREVAKPGDIVKVKVLEVDVARKRVSLTLRLDDEVGGEASGGTRPGGSRSGASKPGGSRSGGSRSGGSRSGTPRSGAPRSGGSKPGGEARSDRGRRDDRGSGRRDDSGQRGGTDTALADALRRAGLVDNDQRGKKR; encoded by the coding sequence GTGACCGAAGCCTCCGAGGCAGCCCCCAACCCGGCCCAGCCGCCGACCGAGACGCCGACCGAGACGTCGGCACAGCCGTCGGCTCAGCCGGCCCGGACGCCGGGACAGCCGGGACAGTCCCCGGCCCAGTTGGCCACCGCCCTCAACCAGCGGATCGCCGAGGAGCTCGGTGTCCGCGAGGGGCAGGTGCGGGCCGCGGTGGAGCTGCTCGACGGCGGGGCCACCGTGCCGTTCATCGCGAGATACCGCAAGGAGGTGACCGGCACCCTCGACGACGCGCAGCTGCGCACGCTGGAGGAGCGTCTGCGTTACCTCCGTGAGCTGGAGGAACGCCGCGCCGCCGTCCTCGACTCGATCCGCGAGCAGGGCAAGCTGGACCCGGAGCTGGAGGCGCGGATCCTGGCGGCCGAGTCCAAGGCGCGGCTGGAGGACATCTACCTCCCCTACCGGCCCAAGCGGCGGACCAAGGCGCAGATCGCCCGCGAGGCCGGGCTCGAGCCGCTCGCCGACGCGCTGCTGGCCGACCCGTCGCTGGATCCGCGGGAGACCGCTGCCGGCTACGTCGACGCCGACCGGGGTGTGGCCGACGCCGGTGCCGCGCTGGACGGCGCCCGGTCGATCCTGGTCGAGCGGTTCGCCGAGGACGCCGACCTGATCGGCGAGCTCCGCGAGCTGGTGTGGTCGCGCGGCGGGCTGGTGACGAAGGTACGCGCCGGCAAGGAGGAGGCCGGAGCGAAGTTCGCCGACTACTTCGACTTCGCCGAACGGTTCACCTCGCTGCCGTCCCACCGGGTGCTGGCCGCGTTCCGCGGCGAGAAGGAGGAGGTTCTCGACCTCACGCTGGAGCCGGACGAGCCGACCGCGTCGACCGGTGACGGGCCGGGGGCGCCCGAGCTCGCCGCGGCGGGCCGCACCGCGTTCGAGGCCCGGATCGCCGACCGCTACTCCATCGTCGACCAGGGCCGGCCCGGCGACAGCTGGCTGGCCGACACCGTGCGGTGGGCCTGGCGTACGCGAATCCTGGTGCACATCGGCATCGACCTGCGGATGCGGCTGCGCCAGGCCGCCGAGGACGAGGCGGTCCGGGTGTTCGCGGCCAACCTGCGCGACCTGTTGCTCGCCGCTCCGGCCGGCACCCGGCCGACCATGGGTCTCGACCCGGGCCTGCGCACCGGCGTGAAGGTCGCGGTCGTCGACGGCACCGGCAAGGTGGTGGCGACCGACACCATCTACCCGCACGTGCCCGCCCGGCGCTGGGACGAGTCACTGGCCACGCTCGCCCGGCTGGCGCGTGAGCACCACGTCGAGCTGATCGCGATCGGCAACGGCACCGCCTCCCGGGAGACCGACAAACTGGCCGAGGACCTCATCCGCCGGCAGCCGGAGCTCACGCTCACCAAGGCGGTGGTGTCCGAGGCCGGTGCGTCCGTCTACTCCGCCTCCGCGTACGCCTCCGCCGAGCTGCCCGGAATGGACGTCTCCCTGCGCGGCGCGGTGTCCATCGCCCGCCGGCTGCAGGACCCCCTCGCGGAGCTGGTGAAGATCGACCCGAAGTCGATCGGCGTCGGGCAGTACCAACACGACGTGTCCGAGACCAAGCTGTCCCGCTCCCTCGACGCGGTGGTCGAGGACTGCGTCAACGCGGTCGGCGTCGACGTCAACACCGCGTCCGCACCGTTGCTCACCCGGGTGTCCGGCATCACCGAGGCGCTCGCCGCCAACGTCGTGGCACACCGCGACGCGCAGGGGCCGTTCCGATCCCGGCGGGCGCTGAAGGACGTTCCCCGGCTCGGGCCGAAGGCGTTCGAGCAGTGCGCGGGCTTCCTGCGCATCCCGCAGGGCGACGACCCGATCGACTCCTCCAGCGTGCACCCGGAGTCCTACCCCGTCGTACGCCGGATCCTGGCCTCGGTCGGCGGCGACCTGCGGGGCCTGATCGGCAACACCTCGACCCTGCGCGGGCTGAAGCCGTCGGACTTCGTGGACGAGACGTTCGGCCTGCCGACCGTCACCGACATCCTCGCCGAACTGGAGAAGCCGGGCCGGGACCCGCGGCCGGCCTTCCGCACCGCGACGTTCGCCGAAGGGGTGGAGGAGCTCACCGACCTCGTGCCCGGGATGGTGCTCGAAGGAGTGGTGACCAACGTCGCGGCGTTCGGCGCGTTCGTCGACGTGGGCGTCCACCAGGACGGCCTGGTGCACGTGTCGGCGATGTCGAAGAACTACGTCAAGGATCCGCGCGAGGTCGCCAAGCCCGGCGACATCGTGAAGGTCAAGGTGCTCGAGGTCGACGTCGCCCGCAAGCGGGTGTCGCTCACCCTGCGGCTCGACGACGAGGTCGGCGGCGAAGCTTCCGGCGGCACGCGGCCGGGTGGTTCGAGGTCTGGTGCGTCGAAGCCCGGCGGTTCGAGGTCTGGTGGCTCGAGGTCTGGTGGTTCGAGATCCGGTACGCCGCGATCGGGTGCGCCGCGGTCCGGTGGATCGAAGCCGGGCGGGGAAGCGCGTTCGGACCGCGGGCGGCGGGACGACCGCGGCTCGGGTCGGCGCGACGACTCCGGCCAGCGCGGCGGCACCGACACCGCACTGGCGGATGCCCTGCGGCGTGCGGGCCTGGTCGACAACGACCAGCGCGGGAAGAAGCGGTAG
- a CDS encoding glutamate synthase subunit beta: MPAEPWGFLHHARVEFRKRPIAERLRDWRAVLQLPLTETARTQAARCMDCGVPFCHAGCPLGNLIPEWNEYVARGEWHRALDSLHSTNNFPEFTGWLCPAPCEPACVLAINASPVSIKQVELAIIEHAWARDWVRPCPAPIRTGRRVAVVGSGPAGLAAAQQLARAGHDVHVFERDDRIGGLLRYGIPDFKLEKRVVDRRLGQLAAEGVRFRPGVDAGTDVSGEWLRARYDAVVLAVGALRPREVDLPGRGLAGVHQAMDYLPQANRVAAGDLRTPTIDAYGRHVVIIGGGDTGADCLGTANRQGAVEVRQLDHNPRPPELRDDDTNPWPQWPRVHRVSPAHEEGVVEDWSREVVAFAGDEQGHVRRVRTAVVERRFDAHGHRWFHVVRDSEEDLPAELVLLAAGFVGPDTVPLLDQLEVQLDPRTGTVLVDDEWETTAPGVYSCGDAQRGASLVVWAIAEGRACAARVDRALTGRGVLPEPVAPSSRPL; encoded by the coding sequence ATGCCTGCCGAACCCTGGGGATTCCTGCACCACGCACGCGTGGAGTTCCGCAAGCGGCCGATCGCCGAACGCCTGCGGGACTGGCGGGCCGTGCTCCAACTGCCGCTGACCGAGACCGCACGCACCCAGGCGGCGCGGTGCATGGACTGCGGGGTGCCGTTCTGCCACGCCGGCTGCCCGCTCGGCAACCTCATACCGGAGTGGAACGAGTACGTCGCGCGCGGGGAGTGGCACCGCGCCCTGGACTCCCTGCACTCCACCAACAACTTCCCCGAGTTCACCGGCTGGCTGTGCCCCGCGCCCTGCGAACCCGCCTGCGTCCTCGCCATCAACGCGAGCCCGGTCAGCATCAAACAGGTCGAGCTGGCGATCATCGAACACGCCTGGGCGCGGGACTGGGTGCGCCCGTGCCCGGCGCCGATCCGAACCGGTCGGCGGGTCGCGGTGGTGGGTTCGGGTCCGGCGGGCCTGGCCGCCGCGCAGCAACTGGCCCGCGCGGGCCACGACGTCCACGTGTTCGAACGCGACGATCGGATCGGCGGCCTGCTGCGGTACGGCATCCCGGACTTCAAGCTGGAGAAGCGGGTCGTCGACCGGCGGCTCGGCCAGCTCGCCGCGGAGGGCGTGCGGTTCCGGCCCGGCGTCGACGCCGGAACCGACGTGTCCGGTGAGTGGCTGCGGGCACGCTACGACGCCGTCGTCCTCGCGGTCGGAGCGCTGCGGCCACGCGAGGTGGACCTGCCCGGACGCGGACTCGCCGGGGTCCACCAGGCGATGGACTACCTGCCGCAGGCCAACCGGGTCGCGGCCGGCGACCTGCGTACGCCCACCATCGACGCGTACGGCCGCCACGTCGTCATCATCGGCGGTGGGGACACCGGGGCCGACTGCCTGGGTACGGCGAACCGGCAGGGCGCGGTGGAGGTCCGCCAGCTCGACCACAATCCGCGGCCACCCGAACTCCGCGACGACGACACCAACCCCTGGCCGCAGTGGCCCAGGGTGCACCGGGTCTCCCCCGCGCACGAGGAGGGCGTGGTGGAGGACTGGTCCCGCGAGGTGGTCGCCTTCGCCGGTGACGAGCAGGGTCACGTACGCCGGGTGCGGACGGCGGTGGTGGAGCGCCGGTTCGACGCGCACGGTCACCGGTGGTTCCACGTCGTACGCGACAGCGAGGAGGACCTGCCCGCCGAGCTCGTGCTGCTGGCCGCCGGGTTCGTCGGGCCCGACACGGTACCGCTGCTGGACCAGCTGGAGGTCCAGCTCGACCCGCGTACCGGCACGGTCCTGGTCGACGACGAGTGGGAGACGACCGCGCCGGGTGTCTACAGCTGCGGGGACGCCCAGCGAGGCGCGAGCCTGGTGGTGTGGGCGATCGCGGAGGGCCGGGCCTGCGCGGCACGGGTGGACCGCGCCCTCACCGGACGCGGTGTGCTGCCCGAACCGGTGGCGCCGTCCAGCCGGCCCCTCTGA
- a CDS encoding DUF1275 family protein has protein sequence MTEPPRPPGPPPALPARTPPPPHRPPPPHRPPPPPTPALTLLALGSGATDALSFAALGGAFTSVMTGNLVLTGLAAGKAKPAGDLLPSILAIAAFVTGVFLVSRLLRAARSGPQDPWPPRITVALAITAVAQGCVLTGWLVTAG, from the coding sequence ATGACCGAACCTCCCCGACCGCCCGGGCCGCCACCGGCCTTGCCCGCGCGAACGCCCCCGCCTCCGCACCGCCCACCGCCTCCGCACCGCCCACCGCCTCCGCCGACGCCGGCGCTCACCCTGCTGGCCCTGGGGTCGGGTGCGACCGACGCGCTCAGCTTCGCAGCCCTCGGTGGCGCCTTCACCAGCGTGATGACCGGCAACCTCGTACTCACCGGACTCGCCGCCGGAAAGGCCAAGCCGGCAGGGGATCTGCTGCCGTCGATCCTCGCCATCGCCGCGTTCGTCACCGGCGTGTTCCTCGTGTCCCGCCTGCTGCGCGCCGCGCGGTCCGGCCCGCAGGACCCGTGGCCGCCGCGGATCACCGTGGCGCTGGCGATCACGGCGGTCGCCCAGGGCTGCGTACTCACCGGCTGGCTGGTCACCGCCGGGTAG
- a CDS encoding NAD(P)/FAD-dependent oxidoreductase, whose translation MRIAVVGGSLAGLVAAMLLGRRGHEVVVLDRDDLTPAGDPEAAAATAFRAGAPQIVQLHVIRPLGWLPVRRHLPDVYAGWLDAGVVEYPLAQQMPPTLADRSPRPGDDELTMLLFRRSTIDWVIRRSVAAEPGVDVRSDVRVTGLTAAAGDPPRVTGVTTDAGIVEADLVVDASGRRTRIDQWLRGIGARPTELTAAECGVAYYTRYYRLRPGATLPGSPAMMVNLPMRRFMLAMFGCDHDTVGMCLVPPAEDRAFKAVRDPAVFTAVARTVPQAAAWLDVMEPETGVYPMGDLHNTLRRLVVDGVPVATGILAVGDSLCTTNPTFARGIAFALQQVIHLADAVGEYPVEELTKVMDELTSTRIEPWFADQAAIDAARLAALRRELRRTPAEPGGSAGPGGSGGSGGSADGRVDLASLRQAAGFDPDLFRAQVRLLGMLTPAEEILADPAVVRRVREILASVERPPLPDPSDEELAAALAAR comes from the coding sequence ATGCGGATCGCGGTGGTCGGCGGCAGCCTGGCCGGGCTGGTCGCGGCGATGCTTCTCGGCAGGCGCGGGCACGAGGTGGTCGTGCTCGACCGCGACGACCTGACGCCGGCCGGCGACCCGGAGGCCGCCGCGGCGACGGCGTTCCGCGCCGGTGCGCCCCAGATCGTCCAGTTGCACGTGATCCGGCCGTTGGGGTGGTTGCCCGTACGCCGGCATCTTCCCGACGTGTACGCGGGCTGGCTGGACGCCGGTGTCGTGGAGTATCCCCTCGCCCAGCAGATGCCACCGACCCTGGCCGACCGGTCGCCGCGGCCGGGCGACGACGAGCTCACGATGTTGTTGTTCCGGCGTTCGACGATCGACTGGGTGATCCGGCGTTCGGTCGCCGCGGAGCCGGGCGTCGACGTGCGGTCGGATGTCCGGGTCACCGGCCTGACGGCGGCCGCCGGTGACCCGCCGCGGGTCACCGGGGTGACCACCGACGCCGGGATCGTCGAGGCGGACCTGGTGGTGGACGCGTCCGGCCGGCGTACCCGCATCGACCAGTGGTTGCGCGGGATCGGCGCGCGCCCCACCGAGCTCACCGCCGCCGAGTGCGGCGTCGCCTACTACACCCGCTACTACCGGCTGCGGCCCGGCGCCACGCTGCCCGGTTCACCGGCGATGATGGTGAACCTCCCGATGCGCAGGTTCATGCTGGCGATGTTCGGCTGCGACCACGACACGGTGGGGATGTGCCTCGTGCCGCCGGCGGAGGACCGTGCGTTCAAGGCGGTACGGGATCCCGCGGTCTTCACCGCCGTCGCGCGCACCGTGCCGCAGGCCGCCGCCTGGCTGGACGTGATGGAGCCGGAGACAGGCGTCTACCCGATGGGGGATCTGCACAACACGCTGCGCCGGCTCGTGGTGGACGGCGTACCCGTCGCGACCGGGATCCTCGCCGTCGGCGACTCGCTGTGCACCACCAACCCGACGTTCGCCCGCGGGATCGCGTTCGCCCTGCAGCAGGTGATCCACCTGGCGGACGCCGTGGGGGAGTATCCGGTCGAGGAGCTCACCAAGGTGATGGACGAGTTGACGTCCACCCGGATCGAGCCGTGGTTCGCCGACCAGGCCGCGATCGACGCCGCCCGGCTGGCCGCGCTGCGGAGGGAACTCCGGCGTACGCCTGCGGAGCCGGGTGGTTCGGCTGGGCCGGGTGGTTCGGGTGGTTCGGGTGGTTCGGCGGACGGGCGGGTCGATCTGGCCTCGCTGCGTCAGGCGGCCGGCTTCGACCCCGACCTGTTCCGCGCCCAGGTCCGGCTGCTCGGCATGCTCACCCCGGCCGAGGAGATCCTGGCTGACCCGGCGGTCGTGCGCCGGGTGCGGGAGATCCTGGCGAGCGTCGAACGGCCTCCGTTGCCCGACCCGTCCGACGAGGAGCTCGCCGCCGCGCTGGCGGCGCGATAG
- a CDS encoding TetR/AcrR family transcriptional regulator, with product MVIRSGRPRQAREREQAREPEQAKSPESRETKAARAVRKEPPHLTPELIHATALAMVDADGIEGLSMRKLAAALDVNPMSLYHHVPNKAALLLGISQLAVADLRIAPARDDTPWPRQLRQIGHSFRALAHQHSNLIVYLLAHPGFIQREGPLWGALCHTLRRAGLPDAEVGRIGNVLLTFVSGFVLAEINGSLGDLLDSGDAAEIDRGFEAGLDILVAGLAAHGASPAT from the coding sequence ATGGTCATCAGGTCAGGCCGGCCCCGGCAGGCGCGGGAGCGCGAGCAGGCGCGGGAGCCCGAGCAGGCGAAGTCGCCGGAGAGCCGGGAGACCAAGGCGGCGCGGGCGGTTCGGAAGGAACCGCCCCACCTCACGCCCGAGCTCATCCACGCCACGGCGCTCGCGATGGTCGACGCCGACGGCATCGAGGGCCTGAGCATGCGCAAGCTCGCCGCCGCGCTGGACGTCAACCCGATGTCGCTCTACCACCACGTGCCGAACAAGGCGGCGCTGCTGCTGGGCATCTCCCAGCTGGCCGTTGCCGACCTGCGGATCGCGCCGGCGCGGGACGACACGCCCTGGCCGCGGCAGCTGCGCCAGATCGGGCACAGCTTCCGCGCGCTCGCCCACCAGCACAGCAACCTGATCGTCTACCTGCTGGCGCACCCGGGGTTCATCCAGCGCGAGGGACCGCTGTGGGGGGCGCTGTGTCACACGTTGCGGCGCGCCGGTCTTCCCGACGCCGAGGTAGGCCGGATCGGCAACGTGCTGTTGACGTTCGTCTCCGGCTTCGTCCTTGCCGAGATCAACGGCTCACTGGGTGACCTGCTCGACTCCGGCGACGCGGCGGAGATCGACCGCGGCTTCGAGGCCGGGCTGGACATCCTCGTCGCCGGCCTGGCCGCGCACGGCGCCTCGCCCGCGACCTGA